The Coffea arabica cultivar ET-39 chromosome 9c, Coffea Arabica ET-39 HiFi, whole genome shotgun sequence nucleotide sequence GGCACCAATTTGCGCGCTTCACCAAAgaagttaaaagaaaaaaactaattCAATAAAGAGAGATATTTATATGAGTTCgctttaaaaggaaaaaaaaaaagtgattgagaATCATAATGCCtagaaataaacatgaaaatttttaaaattaaggaaataaattattaattagtttcaTGGTTTGAGTCGGTCATATAAGTTAGAGTAAGATTTTGCTATTTATATATACTTTCTTACCAACTGATAAAACTAAATTAAGGTAGATTCTATCTTATTAGAGAAGGTAAATTTCCAACATTCTCGACaagttaaaaaatgaaaaagaaagaaagaggtaAATCTTGAATCCCTCACAATCGCATTTggtacttttctttaatttactTTTTAATTTCCCAAAAATGAAATCGAAATCTCCCATAATGTGTAATTagtattatatttttaaacaaaatCTTGCTATAACACATAAGATAAGTACTAAGTACATAAAATCTTTCACAAATTTGATTGGAGTTTTTATTTATGCTAAAACTTTCAcaaatatgattggattttttttttttggcactgTAACATATTAGATAAGTTTTGTTTAATTTCGATAACAATTATGATTTCTTTTTTATGTGTTTGCAAAGAGGAGAGATCGTTGAACTTGATTAGGGGGCCAAAATATTAGTGAAAAGAATCAAACAAACACGTTAAAAATGGTCGAATAATTACATACAAACCTCGGATTTgttaatttttgaaataagGAAGAAGTTGTCGTAATTAAGGTTGTACTTTTACTTGTCTAAGGAAACTGGCTAATTGCTCAGAATAtaggccaaaaaaaaattactcgCACATGTATGGCTCTGACAGTCATTAGGTACGAATCTATGGGTGTCAGCCCGGCACCCAAAAGCATTTTTTGACTCTGACTTCTCCGTCAGAATTGCagttcagaattttttttttttttttttaataaagctGTCGGCTACCGGGCTGACAGTGCCCAGTAGCcagtcaaattttcaaaaaaaaaaaaaaaactcgcaTGCAGTCGGCAGGGCTTATGGACAAAAAAAATAGGTGGCAGCTCCCGTGAGACCAAAAAAGctgaaccaaaaaaataaaagctgGTACTGAACTGGACAAAAAAAAGCCTATATGTTCCACCCACGAGAGCTTAGCTTCCCGTGAATtggcaggttttttttttttttttgagcaactTTGTAATCTAGCTGTCCGTCTGGACGGCTAGATTTTGACTAAAGCTCTATATAAGCAAGAGCTTTCTCATCGTTACTCCGCGCCTCTCACTTTCTCCCACTAAGAATTTACATTTCTCACTTTCTCACAGCACCTCACAGATTACAAagttgctcaaaaaaaaaaaaacctgccaATTCACGGGAAGCTAAGCTCTCGTGGGTGAAACATATAGGCTTTTTTTTGTCCAGTTCAGTATcagcttttatttttttggtctcACGGGAGCtgccacccatttttttttgtccATAAGCCCTGCCAACTGCAtgcgagttttttttttttttttttgaaaatttgactgGCTGCCGGGCACTCTCAGCCCGATAACCAGCTTTAGCAGACATTATCGGTTACCGGGCACTGTCAGCCTGGTAGCCGACagctttattaaaaaaaaattttctgaacTGCAATTCTGACCGAAAAGTCAGAGTAAAAAATGCTTTTGGGTGCCGGGCTGGCACCCATAGATTCGTACCTAATGGCTGTCAGCCCAGCACTGTCAGCACCCATAGATTCGTACCTAATGGCTGTCAGCCCAGCACTGTCAGAGCCATACATGTgcgagtattttttttttttttgccctatATTCTGAGCAATTAGCCAAGGAAACTGGTGTGTCACGTAATTGACGCTTTTACAAGGATCCACCCGACTTTTTGGAGTTCAGAACTTCCCCAAAACACATAGGACGTGCGTTCCGGAACAAAAATAAACTCGAGGGCCGTGGTCAGAGTTTAGTAGTGATAAAGTCATAATCTTTGCTACTACTGGATAGATTGAGTCATTGTCCTAACTCCGTTTCCGCAGCAGGTAAAACAACTTCCCCCTGCTTCTCCATTTCCATCTCCTTCTCCCTCCCAAATCTTTAACTGCTCGGCGcttcttcttgctttcttcCCTGCTAGATATTTtgggtctcttttttttttttcctggacAGTAGAAGTACCTAATAGTAATTAAGATAGATCGAGATTGTTTTGCTTGGTTTATGATCTGATTCGGTAAGTTTTGGATCTGGATTAAAGGGTTCTTTAAACTTATTTGATGTAGTTGCGTGGCAAAAGAATTTAGTCTCTTGTGGCTTTGAACCTTCATTCTCCTTGATGGTTGTTTAGATAAAgaattcccctttttttttgggttcgtGTATTTTTTGAACTGATGAATTTAGGATTGTGTTTGTTTGAAGTTAATGGAAAATTTTTGGACTGATGGGTTCTGCTAGAATCTCTCCTTCATGTTGAATTGTTTTCTTGGTTGGTCATTTGTCAACCGGATTTGAATTTTTGCTACTGGACATGGTCTGAATACAAGTTTGGAATAGAATAGTTCATTTTGGAGATGTAAAGATGAAATCTTTTTCATGGTTGATTGATAAGTTGTGTGAACTGATCTTTGTAATGTTCTGCTGATCGTTAGGTTGGTTTACTTAATTGGATTAGTTTACTAGTTTTCAGAAGTTTACCGTGCAAAAATCAATTTAGAGAATAAGGTATTTTACTGATCAGTGGGTTAAATATTGGTTACATCTTGTTAAAATGGTCTCTTTCTTAGATTTCCTTTCTGCTATATGCCTTTTGGCTCCTATAGGACTAGTGGCCGTAGGTTGCATGTGAAACAAAAGATCAACTTGGTCAACCTTGTCCAGATACCACTTTGATGCTGTTTAGCTGATTGGCTGGAGTATGGTAAGAATGTAGTTATCAACTAGGGATTGTCTGTGAAAAAGAGAAGCTGTTTTTGATCCTGCTGATGAGCAAGTGGAAATGAGGATACATACTTGAGTACTTGAATGTTCAATGTCTTGCTTAGGCTGAATGCACTCATAGTCATAGGTGGTTGTTTGTCTACCAGATTTGCTACTGAACGTTGTCTAAATAGTTTTATTGAAGATGTAAGGATGAGATTTTTATCATTGATTTGATTGATAAGTGGCTTTAATGGACTGGTCTTTGTGATGTTGTGATTAGAAGCTTGATAAGAGTTTGATTCAGACAGCACATCTTGAAGCCAGATAATtgtatttggtatttggaacaTGATATATGAACTCACAGACATTTGTTGGATTCTATAGTGTGGTCAAATAACTGTTGCTTACCAAAAGTAAATGCTGTCTGTCTGTTAGAATCAAATACTGTGTGTACTGTGTAATTCAGCAATCAAGTGTCACAATCAATTTGTTCCGTGAAGCAATTGTATGGCTTTTGCAAGTGTCATATTTGGTCTCTTTAGTTACTTTTTCAATCAATTCAGCTGCTTTGGTCTATCTCTGCAAGTATGGATGCCAACAGAGGCCAGAATGGAATTCAACTGTTATTAGCGGCAGAACAGGAAGCTCAACACATTGTCAATGCTGCTAGAGCTGGTAATACTTTTTGcttatatttgaatttttttaattgttttttgcACCTGTAATTACGTGGTATAGACTACATTTGGGTGGTAAACTAAAGAACTTGTGCTCCTTGGGGTGGGGATCCAGTTTATAGATTGAAATAAGAGGCTGAGGAATGCTTTATTGTTCTCCAACTTTTCAATTTCTGGTTGTTTATTTTCTGTTTAGAGATATTATGTAGAGTTAGAAAGTGACGATTACTGTTCAGCTGTATGGTTGAACTGCAAGTGAAATTAATAATACTAAACAAGCATTGCGGATTGTGAGGACTAGAAACCCTCTTAGTCTTAGAGTTGGATAATTTGAGGAGAATGGTTGAAAAAGGATGATCTATGATATGTGGGTTGGTATACTATTCATAAAGAATTAATTGTGTTTGAGACTGGACTTGTCCCAAGAGTTATGTAGCGTAGGTATATGaagctttctctttcaattTTGACAAGGACAAGTCAAACTTAATTACCCGCTGCACATAACTTAGAATTTGGACCTCGAAATTGGATCTGGCTTAGTACATAATATTTTGCCAACAACTTATTGTCACCTTTTGATCCAACTGGTTTACTAGGGACTGTGCATCCTGCAAATGACATTGGTTTCATGCTCGGTTTGAATTTTGTCCTTCTGGTTTAAAGTTCCACCCAAAGAATCAGGTTTCAGGAAATCTAGAGAATCTCATCACGTTATTTTTTTTGTATCTGTATAACTAGAAgttgttgttgctgctgctATCTGCCTTTGTGATTTCATGTAACTCCATGAGCTAAGAACTTCACGTTGCAAAAGATCTTGATTATTCATGGACAAACTTAGTGTTGCATATGTCAATGTTGCAGGGTCAAATTATCTGCAATTAATTAACAGGTtagttttgttgtttttattgtgCAGCAAAACAGGCTAGACTAAAACAGGCCAAGGAAGAAGCTGAGAAGGAAATTGCGGAATTCCGTGCACAAATGGAAGCTGAGTTTCAGAGAAAGGTTGCACAGGTAAAAGTTGGGGGAGAAAAGGACTGTAATTGAAACTTTATAGAATGCTATGGGGGTCAAATCACATGAATGCTTAGTGGTTTAAGTTATTTGCACTCTGGTTGAAATTGATATATTAACACTAtacttgtatttctttttcaagtaCTCTGACATACAAAGTAATGATCCAAGCACTTGTGAAGTCTTACTGCTAAGAAATCTTGCTTCTGTTTGAGTTCTCCCTATGATATGTTGTTTTGAAAtctatttcttgtttttctaCCTCTTATATAAACTACTTATAAGATTCTATATTGGTGCTATCAAACAGACTAGTGGAGACTCGGGTGCTAATGTGAAACGACTTGAACAAGAAACGGAGGCAAAGATCCATCACCTTAAGAATGAATCTTCCAGAATTTCCCATGATGTTGTTCAGCTGCTTCTGAGGCACGTGACTTCTGTAAAGATTTAAGTTCTTGGTAGCTCATGGGTTTTACTGAAGGCTTTTTCGTCATTTTTTATGGATGTTGTGCTTAGTCAATCAAACGCTTGGTGTCTACTTGTACGTTAGTAATTTATTACCTGTATTTGTTGATTGTGgcctcttaccaaataaaaatgTGATGTTCCTATGGCTATTTGTATCAGTATTTGTTACTTTTGAGGATATACATCAAACAATTGAGTCCAATCAGTTATTGATTTCCTCCAGATCAACTATGCAATCTCTTATTGTTGGTGACATCCTTTGCCAGTAAATGAATAAGTGATTTGGGAGGAAAGAAGAATGATATTTCTGCTTCTTattattttgtgaaaaaatgaataaacCCTTTTGAGAGAGTCAGTTGTTATATGTGTTTCTACTTTAAAGGGCGTGCTATTTTTGCTTGAAATGTTCTGTTAATACTAAATTGTCGTAGCAATGAGTGGTTGTGTGAAAAATCCATGTAGTTTTAAGATATTGACTCCTTTAAATTGACTAAAGACATTTCTGGCTTTTAGATCATGAATCACCGTTTACTATCTGGCATAATATAGCTGTTATGGTACGCCTGTATAAATCAGCATGTTTCTAATGCATTCCGTGTTTACTGGTTTCCCGTTTGTCTCATTGCCCG carries:
- the LOC113708808 gene encoding V-type proton ATPase subunit G 1, which gives rise to MDANRGQNGIQLLLAAEQEAQHIVNAARAAKQARLKQAKEEAEKEIAEFRAQMEAEFQRKVAQTSGDSGANVKRLEQETEAKIHHLKNESSRISHDVVQLLLRHVTSVKI